GCCCGCGTGCGGGCCGGCTTCCAGACCCGCTCCAGGAGGCCGCGCACCGCATCTGGCGTCTTGGCCATGGAATCCTCCAGGCGGTAGGCGGCGAAGGTCGGATAGCCCAGGAGCCTGGCGCTCTCCTCCCGCAGCTTGAGGATCTCAACGATGGTGCCGTTGTTGTCGTTGGCATTGCCGTTGTCGCCACGCGCGGTGAAGGCCTTGTAGACCTTCTCGCGGAGGTCACGCCGCGCCGAGCTCTTCAGGAACGGCTCGGTCGAGGAGCGCGACAGCGTCACGATGGCCTTGCCTTCCATGCCGCGCTCTTCTGCCGCAGCCCTGGCGGCGGCAACGAAGCTCTCCGGCAGGCCCTGGCGGTCCGCTTCGGCGAGCTCCATGAACCATTCCTGCTCGTCGCCGAGTAGATGATGGCTGAAACCGGTGCCGAGCTGGGCGAGCTTCTCGTTGATCTCCGCCATCCGCGTCTTCGCCTCCTCCGAGAGGCCGGCACCGGAGCGGTGGAAGCGGGTGTAGGTGCGCTCCAGCAGGCGGAGCTGCTCGGGGGTGAGACCGAGATTGGCGCGGTTCTCGTGCAGATGAGCGATGCGACCAAACAGCACGGCGTTCATCATGATCGGATTCCAGTGCCGCGCCATCCGCAAGGAGACCTCCTTGTCGATCTCCAGGATGGCCGGGTTGGAATGCGCCGAGACGAGGTCGTAGAACACCGCCGCGACCTTGCTCAGCAGCTTGCCCGAGCGCTCCAGCGCCGTGATGGTGTTGGCGAAGTCGGGCGCGGCGGGATCATTGGTGATCGCCGCGATCTCGGCGGCGTGATCGGCGAAGGCCTGCTCGAAGGCGGGGACGAAGTGCTCCGGCTTGATCTCGTCGAACGGCGGGGTCGCGAACGGCGTCACCCAAGCCTTCAGCAGCGGATTGGTCTCGGTGTCCGTATTCTGGCGGGGTTCTGACATCACAAGTCCCGATTTTTGAGCCGATTTGTTGCGAGCAGCTATAGCACGCCATGGGGCTTTTTTGGGCCATTTGCCCTTGCTCCCGGCCGGCTTTTCGGGGAGATTGCGGCCCTCGAAGCCTTGGGATCCCAGAGTTCATGAACGCGCCTTCCTCGTCCTCCCGCCAGATCGTCTGGCCGAGCGTCATCACCGTCATCAGCGCCGCGATCCTGATCGGCGCGGAGGTGTTCGGCGCGGCCTTTGCCGGCGGCTGGGCGCTCGCGATCTTGTTCGGGCTCGGCGACCAAGGCACGCACATCCTGCAAGCCGTGCTGTTCACGCTCGGCGTGCTCGTGATGACCGCGTTCATCCGCGCAGCTCAGCGCGTCGAGCCCTTCACCAAGCGCCGCTGACGCGCACACGCGCGTGAGCAACACGCGCGCGACACAGAAAACTTAACGCACGTTCATCTTCCGCGTCGCTCGCGCAACACTGCGCAAGCAGACGTTAGGCAATTCTGTCCGCAGCCTAAAAAAATTCTTGCGAACCAGAGTCAAAACGCTTATGTGCGGTCTTGCCCAATTTCGCACGTGCCTGTGGTCGTGTGTCAGTCGGTAGGTATCCGGACAAGAGGCCGGACAGCCGCCAAGGGGTGAAGAAGCCGAGGGGCTCTTCGGAAGTGCGGAAGTCGAAGACTGAATAGTCGAACGACCGAAGCAAACCCGGAGCCCAGCATCTCTCTCAAGAGATGCCTTGTCGAAGGTGACTTCACTTTTTGCAACCGTGACTGGCAGCCGGAGGCGAACCGGCGCACCCCGCTCTCAACGGGGGACGCGACTTAAAGCAACGACGGATCGGGCTTTTTTGGTCTCTACCGGCAGTCCAACGCCGGCGCGGGCTACTGAAAAGGCTTGTCCTTCATTGCCAGGTGTGCGGGCGGGAAGCTCTCCCAACCAATCCACGGCAGCACAGTCCGGTTTGAGTTTTTTGGCCTCAACGCGCCTCCATCGCGCGATGTGGCCGAAGCACTCTTATCCGACGTCACGTTGATGCGGATCCCGTCGCTGGGACCGTTGGAGAGTGCCATGACCGAACGTATCCAGGAATTCCTGCGCAACCGCCGCAAGGAAGGTCTCGACACCGAGCCGTGCCTCGTCGTCGACCTCGAGGTCGTGCGCGACAATTACCAGAGCTTCGCCAAGGCGCTGCCCGACAGCCGCGTGTTCTACGCCGTCAAGGCGAACCCGGCGCCGGAAGTGCTGTCGCTGCTCGCCTCCATGGGCTCCTGCTTCGACACCGCGACGGTCGCCGAGATCGAGATGGCGCTGGCCGCAGGTGCGACGCCCGACCGCATCTCCTTCGGCAACACGATCAAGAAGGAGCGCGACATCGCGCGCGCCTTCGCGCTCGGCATTCGCCTGTTCGCGGTCGACTGCGCCGCCGAGGTCGAGAAAGTCGCCCGTGCCGCTCCCGGCGCGAAGGTGTTCTGCCGCATCCTCTATGACTGCGCCGGCGCCGAGTGGCCGCTGTCCCGCAAGTTCGGCTGCGACCCGGAGATGGCCGTCGACGTGCTCGACGTCGCCAAGCGCCTGGGCCTGGAGCCGTGCGGCATCTCCTTCCATGTCGGCTCGCAGCAGCGCAAGGTGAAGGCGTGGGATCGTGCGCTGGCGATGGCCTCGCAGGTGTTTCGCGACTGCGCCGAGCGCGGCATCAACCTGTCCATGGTCAACATGGGCGGCGGCTTCCCGACCAAGTACCTGAGGGACGTGCCGCCGGTCGTGACCTACGGCCGCTCGATCTTCCGTGCGCTGCGCAAGCACTTCGGCAACCAGATTCCGGAGACCATCATCGAGCCGGGCCGCGGCATGGTGGGCAACGCCGGCATCATCGAGTCCGAGGTCGTGCTCATCTCGAGGAAGAGCGACGAGGACGAGGTGCGCTGGGTGTACCTGGACATCGGCAAGTTCGGCGGTCTCGCCGAGACCATGGACGAGTCGATCCGCTACGCCATCCGCACCCCGCATGACGGCGCGGACATGACCCCGTGCGTGCTCGCCGGCCCGACCTGCGACAGCGCCGACGTGCTGTACGAGAAGAACCCGTACCCGCTCCCCGTCACGCTCGAGATCGGCGACAAGCTGCTGATCGAGGGCACCGGGGCCTATACGTCGACCTACTCGGCGGTGGCGTTCAACGGCATCCCGCCGCTCAAGACGTACCACATCTAAGCTGCCTCTCTTCTGAGGCCTGACGAACCCGGGAGCCGGCTTGCCGGCTCCTCCCTGACATCTTCGATTTCTGACGACGTCTTGGACCGGCGTGCTGCACGCGCGTCGGCTCAAGCGGGGACTGACGCGCCATGACTGCTCCTCGGAAGCCACAAGTCGCCCTCACTTCGAAAGCCGCTCCGTTCGCGATCCGTGCGGAACGTGCTGCCGACGTCGCGATGCGTGAAGCGTTGCTCGATACGTGCTTTGGCGAGAATCGCCATGGCCGCACCTGCCAGCGCCTCCGCGACGGGCGCGCACCTGCCGCAGGCCTTGCCCTGTCGGCCATGCGCGAGGGGACACTCGTGGGAACCGTGCGGTTGTGGCACGTCAGCGCCGGAGGCAGGCCCGCTCTGGTCCTCGGACCGCTGGCGGTCGACCCTGCCTTCCGCGAGCTCGGGATCGGCGCCGCGCTGATGCATCAAGCGCTGGCCGCCGCCCGGGCGCGCGGGCATGGCGCCGTGATCCTGCTCGGCGATGCCCCCTATTACGCCCGCTTCGGCTTCTCGGCCGAGAAGACCGGCACGCTGTCGCTACCCGGCCCGTTCGAGCGCGACCGCCTGCTGGCGATCGAGTTCAGCGACCGCGCACTGGATGGTGCCGAGGGGATGATCGTCCCGACCGGCGCGGCCCTGCCCAAACGGAGGGCGGTTCGCGCCCTCCACGCGCACGCGGCCTAAGGGATCGCTTTCATAGCGAAAACCGAAGCCGCAGCATCCTGCGGCAATGCCCGGCCGTGCCTGCGCCAAGCCTTCCTTTGGGGTTGCGCAGGCGCCGGAAACGCCTTTTAACCCCGCGAAACACCCCTTTCAGTCGAGGTCCAAAACATGTCTCGTCGCCTGATCTCCACCGGCTCCCCGCTCGAGAAGACCGTCGGCTACAGCCGCGCCGTGATCGATGGCGATTTCGCCTTCGTCGCGGGAACCACCGGCTACGATTACACGACGATGACGATGCCGGCCGATGTCACGAGCCAGTCACGCAACTGCTTCAAGACCATCGAAGCCGCCCTGAAGGAGGGCGGATTCGAGATGGCCGATATCGTCCGTGCGACCTACTACGTCACCGACGCCAGCTACATCGATGCCCACTTCGCCGTCTGCGGCGAGGTTCTCGGCGACATCAGGCCGGCGGCGACGTTGCTGGTTGTCTCCGCCCTCGCCAAGCCCGAGATGAAGGTCGAGATCGAAGTCACCGCCAAGCGCCGCAGCGTCTGACAAGCGCCGCAGCGCCTGATCCACCCCCTCACCTTTCGTTCGCCAGCACGTTCCGGAGAAACCATCCCATGAGCCACCCCTCGCAGATCTACGCGAAGATCACCGGTCCCATCGTCATGGTCGGCTTCGGCTCCATCGGCAAAGGCACCTTGCCGATGATCGAGCGGCATCTCGACTACGACAAGTCGCGCGTCACCGTGATCGATCCCAAGGACGAGGGCCGCAAGGCGCATTGCGAGCAACAGAATGTGCGCTTCATCCAGAAGGCCGTGACCAAGGACAATTACCGCGAGCTGCTGACCCCGCTGCTGACCGAAGGCGGCGGCCAGGGCTTTTGCGTCAATCTCTCGGTCGACACCGGCTCGACCGACATCATGGAGCTCTGCAACGAGCTCGGCGCGCTCTACATCGATACCGTCAACGAGCCCTGGCTCGGCTTCTATTTCGATGCGTCCAAGGGCCCGGAAGCGCGCTCCAACTACGCCCTGCGCGAAGTGACGCTGGCCGCCAAGCGGGCGCGCCCGGCGGGCTCGACCACGGCCGTCTCCTGCTGCGGCGCCAATCCCGGCATGGTCTCCTTCTTCGTCAAGCAGGCGCTGCTCAATGTCGCCGCCGATCTGAAGCTCAATGCCCCCCGGCCGAAGACCAAGGCCGAATGGGCGGATTTGATGCGGCAGGCCGGCATCAAGGGCATCCACATCGCCGAACGCGACACCCAGCGCTCCAAGAAGCCGAAGGAGCCTGATGTCTTCG
The genomic region above belongs to Bradyrhizobium arachidis and contains:
- a CDS encoding type III PLP-dependent enzyme, giving the protein MTERIQEFLRNRRKEGLDTEPCLVVDLEVVRDNYQSFAKALPDSRVFYAVKANPAPEVLSLLASMGSCFDTATVAEIEMALAAGATPDRISFGNTIKKERDIARAFALGIRLFAVDCAAEVEKVARAAPGAKVFCRILYDCAGAEWPLSRKFGCDPEMAVDVLDVAKRLGLEPCGISFHVGSQQRKVKAWDRALAMASQVFRDCAERGINLSMVNMGGGFPTKYLRDVPPVVTYGRSIFRALRKHFGNQIPETIIEPGRGMVGNAGIIESEVVLISRKSDEDEVRWVYLDIGKFGGLAETMDESIRYAIRTPHDGADMTPCVLAGPTCDSADVLYEKNPYPLPVTLEIGDKLLIEGTGAYTSTYSAVAFNGIPPLKTYHI
- a CDS encoding GNAT family N-acetyltransferase; protein product: MTAPRKPQVALTSKAAPFAIRAERAADVAMREALLDTCFGENRHGRTCQRLRDGRAPAAGLALSAMREGTLVGTVRLWHVSAGGRPALVLGPLAVDPAFRELGIGAALMHQALAAARARGHGAVILLGDAPYYARFGFSAEKTGTLSLPGPFERDRLLAIEFSDRALDGAEGMIVPTGAALPKRRAVRALHAHAA
- a CDS encoding RidA family protein yields the protein MSRRLISTGSPLEKTVGYSRAVIDGDFAFVAGTTGYDYTTMTMPADVTSQSRNCFKTIEAALKEGGFEMADIVRATYYVTDASYIDAHFAVCGEVLGDIRPAATLLVVSALAKPEMKVEIEVTAKRRSV